The following are encoded in a window of Vibrio sp. SCSIO 43136 genomic DNA:
- a CDS encoding glycerol dehydrogenase, producing MDKIIISPSKYVQGEGVIGNIAGYVKALGGNAFAIADEFVTGLVGDTLATSFAAEEMPLATDIFNGECSREEIDRLTDICATQKYDVIIGVGGGKTLDTAKSVAYYTKIPVVVVPTIASTDAPTSALAVIYTPEGEFSEYLLFPTNPDMVVMDTGVIAKAPVRLLVAGMGDALSTYFEARANMTSGKATMAGGAPTRSAQALAKLCYETLLADGLKAKTAVEQGVCTTAVENIIEANTYLSGIGFESSGLAAAHAIHNGLTKLEECHHLYHGEKVAFGTLVQLVLENAPMEEIRTVINFCREVGLPTNLFEMGVKELNLDKLMEVAEGATAEGETIHNMPFEVTAQSVYAAILTAHNLGA from the coding sequence ATGGATAAAATCATTATTAGCCCAAGCAAATACGTACAAGGTGAAGGCGTTATCGGCAACATCGCAGGTTATGTAAAAGCCCTTGGCGGCAATGCATTTGCCATTGCAGATGAGTTTGTAACTGGCTTAGTTGGCGACACGCTTGCGACCAGTTTTGCTGCTGAAGAGATGCCTCTTGCAACAGACATCTTTAACGGTGAATGTTCGCGTGAAGAGATCGACCGCCTAACGGACATCTGCGCTACGCAAAAATATGACGTCATTATTGGTGTAGGTGGTGGTAAAACTCTAGACACCGCAAAATCTGTGGCTTACTACACCAAAATCCCTGTAGTTGTCGTTCCTACCATTGCATCTACTGATGCACCAACCAGTGCTCTAGCCGTGATTTACACCCCAGAAGGTGAGTTCAGCGAGTATCTATTGTTCCCAACCAACCCAGATATGGTGGTGATGGACACAGGCGTTATTGCAAAAGCACCTGTTCGCCTACTGGTTGCAGGTATGGGTGATGCACTATCTACTTACTTTGAAGCTCGTGCCAACATGACATCTGGCAAGGCGACGATGGCAGGTGGTGCACCAACTCGTTCAGCTCAAGCACTAGCGAAACTATGTTATGAAACTCTATTGGCTGATGGCCTAAAAGCGAAAACCGCAGTTGAGCAAGGCGTATGTACTACTGCGGTAGAAAACATCATCGAAGCCAACACTTACCTAAGCGGCATTGGTTTTGAAAGTAGTGGTCTGGCAGCAGCGCACGCTATCCATAATGGTCTAACCAAACTGGAAGAGTGTCACCACCTATACCACGGTGAAAAAGTCGCATTCGGTACGCTTGTTCAATTGGTGCTTGAAAATGCTCCGATGGAAGAGATCCGCACGGTGATCAATTTCTGCCGTGAGGTTGGCCTGCCGACTAACCTGTTCGAAATGGGCGTGAAAGAGCTTAACCTAGACAAGCTAATGGAAGTGGCTGAAGGCGCAACTGCCGAAGGTGAAACTATCCATAACATGCCATTTGAAGTGACTGCACAAAGCGTTTACGCAGCGATTCTAACGGCGCACAACTTAGGCGCATAA
- the dhaK gene encoding dihydroxyacetone kinase subunit DhaK translates to MKKIINQIDDIVKEQMEGLVASRSELKANYEPRFIWHDASQGKVALVSGGGSGHEPLHAGFVGKGMLTGACPGEVFTSPTPDQMYECGQKVNSGEGVLFFIKNYTGDVLNFETAVELLHADGVAVGSVLIDDDVAVKDSLYTAGRRGVAGTVLAEKIVGAAAEKGYSLEKCEELARRINNNCRSFGIALEACTVPAAGKPSFTLADNEIEFGVGIHGEPGIERITYEDADSLVDKMFVELSENAAYSRVLRIWDREEGDWREEESTVKNFEADKEYIVLVNGLGATPEGELYGAYRRLAENCEKAGYKIARNMVGNYCTSLDMQGFSITLLQADEEMLELFDAPVNTAAMTW, encoded by the coding sequence ATGAAAAAAATCATCAACCAAATCGACGACATCGTGAAAGAGCAAATGGAAGGCCTAGTGGCTTCTCGCAGCGAGCTAAAAGCAAACTATGAACCTCGCTTTATCTGGCATGATGCATCACAAGGCAAAGTGGCGTTGGTTTCTGGTGGCGGCAGTGGTCACGAGCCTTTGCACGCAGGCTTTGTGGGCAAAGGTATGCTTACTGGCGCCTGTCCAGGTGAGGTTTTTACCTCTCCAACGCCGGATCAAATGTACGAGTGCGGCCAAAAAGTAAACAGCGGAGAAGGCGTACTCTTCTTCATCAAGAACTACACCGGTGATGTTCTTAACTTCGAAACAGCGGTGGAATTACTACACGCAGATGGCGTAGCCGTTGGTTCAGTACTTATTGATGATGACGTTGCAGTAAAAGACAGCCTATACACTGCAGGTCGCCGTGGCGTAGCGGGTACGGTTCTGGCTGAGAAAATCGTTGGTGCAGCGGCTGAAAAAGGTTACAGCCTAGAAAAATGTGAAGAGCTAGCACGTCGTATCAATAACAACTGCCGCTCATTCGGTATCGCACTAGAAGCGTGTACCGTACCAGCAGCTGGCAAGCCATCATTCACTCTGGCAGACAACGAGATAGAGTTTGGTGTGGGTATCCACGGTGAACCAGGTATCGAACGTATCACTTACGAAGATGCTGATAGCCTAGTAGACAAGATGTTCGTTGAGCTTTCTGAAAACGCAGCCTACAGCCGTGTACTACGTATCTGGGATCGTGAAGAAGGCGATTGGCGTGAAGAAGAATCAACGGTTAAAAACTTCGAAGCAGATAAAGAGTACATCGTATTAGTCAACGGCCTAGGTGCGACTCCTGAAGGCGAGCTATACGGAGCATACCGTCGCCTAGCAGAGAACTGCGAAAAAGCAGGCTACAAGATCGCACGTAACATGGTAGGCAACTACTGTACTTCACTTGATATGCAAGGCTTCTCAATCACGCTGCTACAAGCGGATGAAGAGATGCTAGAGCTATTTGACGCACCAGTAAACACAGCAGCAATGACTTGGTAA
- the dhaL gene encoding dihydroxyacetone kinase subunit DhaL encodes MQIEKKHIINWLELCAQTYQEQQDFLTDLDRDIGDADHGLNMNRGFKKVAENLPKVAEQNISTILKNTGMTLLSSVGGASGPLYGTLFIRSAAAVGSREQLSYEELIDVLKGGVDGVISRGKAEQGDKTMCDVWLPVLESAKEAIGKGAQGEDLLNTMVETAEKSAVATIEMQAKKGRASYLGERSIGHQDPGATSSLMMVKALRQSVVGA; translated from the coding sequence ATGCAAATTGAAAAGAAACACATCATTAACTGGCTTGAGCTGTGCGCACAAACGTATCAAGAGCAGCAAGACTTCTTGACTGATCTTGACCGCGATATCGGCGATGCCGATCACGGTCTAAACATGAACCGCGGCTTTAAGAAAGTCGCTGAGAATCTGCCAAAAGTGGCTGAACAGAACATATCTACCATCCTGAAAAACACAGGTATGACACTGCTTTCAAGTGTGGGTGGTGCTAGTGGTCCGTTATACGGCACCTTGTTTATCCGCAGCGCAGCGGCAGTGGGCAGCCGTGAGCAGTTAAGTTATGAAGAGCTTATCGATGTGCTAAAAGGCGGTGTTGATGGTGTTATCTCTCGCGGTAAAGCAGAGCAGGGTGACAAAACCATGTGTGACGTTTGGCTACCAGTACTAGAAAGTGCCAAAGAAGCCATAGGCAAAGGTGCTCAAGGTGAAGATTTGCTAAACACTATGGTTGAAACGGCTGAGAAAAGTGCAGTTGCGACCATTGAAATGCAAGCGAAGAAAGGCCGTGCAAGTTACCTAGGTGAGCGCAGTATTGGCCACCAAGATCCTGGTGCAACCTCCTCTCTAATGATGGTGAAGGCACTACGCCAATCGGTAGTAGGAGCGTAA
- the ptsP gene encoding phosphoenolpyruvate--protein phosphotransferase produces MAGIVVVSHSRQLALGVAELATQMTQGKVRLAVAAGIDDPDNPIGTDAMAVMMAIEEVCDDQGVLILMDLGSALLSTEMALELIDDELREKVTLISAPLVEGTLAASVAASANLPMATIVEEANRALEAKREHLGDGEPQAPAASVSADEPSATAVTYTWTVQNPHGIHARPAATIVSALASLQANIWLKKGEQSASATSLNSIAKLGAVKGDEITFAVEGEESELAIKAIQSLCDQHFGEAELVANGADQESETEQPSAQQEIAGAIVGIAVSQGVVKAPAVKFESRMPEVPRRDYQGFEAESGRLSAAMDEVKAALSQQAKAPSGEVFQAHLLMLTDPELWHGLLAEVENQQIAEQAWLNTMGKLAEDYRNAQSQYMQEREADVWDIAKQVMQVLVGEKSSGVEFNEPSIVLARDLMPSDVAGLDKSKVLAICLSEGGKTSHSAIIARAMGIPAIVKAKGCLDQITDQQVITVDGEQGVIWIEPSEEKALELAQKREQWIAETQACQQAAMESAVTQSGVEVQVLANIGGPNDVASALENGCDGVGLFRTEFLFQDSAELPSEQDQYEVYLDIATRLEGKPLTIRSLDVGGDKPLAAYPMPEEENPFLGLRGVRLCLAHQKLFIDQIRAVLRAHAECNNIQLMIPMIATVEEVRQVKALVAEQAEQLGLDASAMKLGIMIEVPAAVLNADALALHVDFFSIGTNDLTQYVMAADRGNTEVAHLVDYFDEAVLKAIELTCEAGQKAGIPVSMCGEMAGDTKATSQLLDFGLTKFSASGSLLPKLKATIREL; encoded by the coding sequence ATGGCGGGTATTGTAGTTGTATCGCACAGCCGACAACTCGCGTTAGGGGTGGCAGAGCTTGCCACCCAAATGACGCAAGGCAAAGTGCGTTTAGCCGTTGCAGCGGGCATAGATGATCCTGATAACCCTATTGGCACGGACGCCATGGCGGTTATGATGGCCATTGAGGAAGTGTGTGACGATCAAGGTGTGTTGATCTTGATGGATCTGGGTAGTGCGCTACTGAGCACCGAGATGGCATTAGAGCTTATCGATGATGAGCTGCGTGAGAAAGTCACCCTGATCTCCGCACCACTGGTAGAAGGTACACTGGCGGCTTCCGTCGCAGCAAGTGCTAACTTACCTATGGCTACTATCGTGGAAGAAGCGAACCGAGCTTTGGAAGCAAAACGTGAACACCTAGGTGATGGTGAGCCACAAGCGCCAGCAGCATCAGTAAGTGCTGATGAGCCAAGCGCTACGGCAGTCACCTATACATGGACAGTGCAGAACCCTCACGGTATTCACGCACGCCCGGCGGCGACTATTGTATCCGCATTAGCAAGCCTTCAAGCTAATATATGGCTGAAAAAAGGCGAACAATCGGCCAGTGCAACCAGCCTAAATAGCATTGCTAAACTCGGCGCTGTAAAAGGCGATGAGATTACATTTGCCGTTGAAGGCGAAGAGTCTGAGCTAGCGATTAAAGCAATCCAATCACTTTGTGATCAGCACTTTGGTGAGGCGGAGCTGGTCGCCAATGGTGCTGACCAAGAGTCAGAAACTGAACAGCCATCAGCTCAGCAAGAGATCGCAGGTGCTATTGTCGGTATTGCTGTTAGCCAAGGGGTAGTGAAAGCACCTGCGGTTAAGTTTGAAAGCCGTATGCCAGAGGTGCCACGGCGTGATTACCAAGGCTTTGAAGCTGAGAGTGGTCGTCTAAGTGCAGCGATGGATGAAGTCAAAGCTGCTCTAAGCCAGCAGGCGAAAGCACCAAGTGGTGAAGTATTCCAAGCGCATCTGCTGATGCTAACCGATCCAGAGCTATGGCATGGCCTATTAGCCGAAGTGGAAAACCAACAGATCGCCGAGCAAGCATGGCTAAATACCATGGGCAAACTTGCCGAAGATTACCGCAATGCCCAAAGCCAATACATGCAAGAGCGTGAAGCCGATGTTTGGGATATTGCTAAGCAGGTAATGCAGGTGTTGGTTGGTGAGAAATCATCTGGTGTTGAATTCAATGAACCTTCCATTGTGCTAGCAAGAGATCTAATGCCATCGGATGTGGCTGGTCTTGATAAATCTAAGGTACTTGCTATCTGTCTAAGCGAAGGTGGTAAAACGTCCCATAGTGCCATCATTGCCCGAGCAATGGGTATCCCAGCGATTGTAAAAGCTAAAGGTTGCCTTGATCAAATTACCGACCAGCAAGTGATCACCGTTGATGGCGAGCAGGGCGTAATCTGGATAGAGCCAAGCGAAGAGAAAGCGCTAGAGCTAGCACAAAAACGTGAGCAGTGGATTGCAGAAACCCAAGCCTGCCAACAAGCTGCGATGGAAAGCGCAGTCACTCAAAGCGGTGTTGAGGTGCAAGTCCTAGCTAATATCGGTGGCCCTAATGATGTGGCTTCGGCACTTGAAAATGGCTGTGATGGTGTTGGCCTGTTTAGAACGGAATTCCTATTCCAAGACAGCGCTGAACTACCAAGCGAGCAAGACCAATACGAAGTTTACCTAGATATTGCCACACGCCTAGAAGGCAAACCTTTAACTATCCGAAGCCTAGATGTTGGCGGTGATAAACCACTAGCAGCTTACCCAATGCCAGAGGAAGAGAACCCATTCCTAGGTTTACGTGGTGTGCGTCTATGTCTTGCGCATCAGAAGCTGTTTATCGACCAAATCCGAGCCGTATTGCGAGCGCACGCTGAATGTAACAACATCCAGCTAATGATCCCGATGATCGCAACGGTTGAGGAAGTACGTCAGGTGAAAGCGCTGGTGGCAGAGCAAGCCGAGCAGTTAGGTCTTGATGCATCAGCAATGAAGCTAGGCATCATGATTGAAGTGCCAGCTGCGGTGCTAAACGCCGATGCCCTCGCACTGCATGTCGACTTCTTCTCTATCGGCACCAACGACCTGACTCAATATGTGATGGCTGCTGACCGTGGTAATACAGAAGTAGCACACCTAGTGGATTACTTTGATGAAGCGGTACTAAAAGCCATCGAACTCACCTGTGAAGCAGGCCAGAAAGCAGGTATCCCAGTGAGTATGTGTGGTGAGATGGCGGGTGATACTAAAGCGACTTCGCAACTGCTTGATTTTGGGCTGACTAAGTTCAGTGCAAGTGGAAGCTTGTTGCCTAAGTTGAAGGCTACGATTCGGGAGTTGTAA
- a CDS encoding Fic family protein, which produces MWVWQQQEWPHFTWDKNVIEPLVRETRLNQGVLLGKMTSQPTDQKQSMLDTLLANIVHSSAIEGEKLNAFSVRSSLANKLGVCEERPFPTTDQTDGLAEIMLDAVENLESPLTLDRILHWHKRLFPEGYTMFNPVIGGQLRGNEPMQVVSGRIDRPTVHFEAPSRDVLDRELQTLVEWFNASQSDVSLDPLLRAAITHLWFITLHPLDDGNGRITRLLTDLALAQAEQQSVRFYAMSVGILANRKAYYEILEQTQKGGLDITQWLVWFFNTLNETFAEVLKEIDQTIFKTNFWRNVDQTKLAAEQVKVLNRMLDGDFEQGINATQYHKVAKVSKPTATRHLASLVEMGCLVKSGGGRSTRYLLTKE; this is translated from the coding sequence ATGTGGGTCTGGCAACAGCAAGAGTGGCCTCACTTTACGTGGGACAAAAACGTTATAGAACCGTTGGTTAGGGAGACTCGTCTCAACCAGGGCGTGCTATTGGGCAAAATGACCAGTCAGCCCACAGATCAAAAGCAAAGTATGCTTGATACCTTGCTTGCAAACATTGTTCACTCTAGTGCAATCGAGGGTGAAAAGCTGAATGCATTTTCCGTTCGCTCCTCGCTTGCGAATAAACTAGGTGTTTGTGAAGAAAGACCTTTCCCAACTACAGATCAAACCGATGGCCTTGCAGAAATCATGCTGGATGCCGTTGAGAACTTAGAGTCACCTCTAACCCTAGATCGTATCTTACACTGGCATAAGCGACTCTTCCCTGAAGGCTACACTATGTTCAACCCTGTGATCGGTGGTCAGCTACGAGGTAATGAACCCATGCAGGTAGTTTCCGGCCGAATTGACCGACCAACGGTACACTTTGAAGCCCCTAGCCGAGATGTGCTGGATCGTGAGCTTCAAACATTAGTTGAATGGTTTAATGCATCCCAAAGCGATGTATCGCTAGATCCGCTATTACGAGCTGCCATCACGCATCTTTGGTTTATCACACTTCACCCGTTAGATGATGGTAATGGGCGGATTACTCGTTTATTAACTGATCTAGCTTTAGCCCAAGCCGAGCAGCAGTCAGTGCGCTTCTACGCCATGTCAGTTGGGATTCTTGCCAACCGCAAAGCCTATTACGAGATACTAGAACAGACACAGAAAGGTGGTTTGGATATCACCCAATGGCTTGTATGGTTCTTTAATACCTTGAACGAGACCTTTGCTGAGGTGCTTAAGGAGATCGACCAGACGATCTTTAAAACCAATTTCTGGCGTAATGTTGATCAAACCAAATTGGCAGCAGAGCAAGTTAAAGTGCTTAATCGAATGCTTGATGGGGATTTTGAGCAAGGGATTAATGCTACTCAGTATCACAAGGTTGCTAAGGTCAGTAAGCCGACTGCTACTAGGCACTTGGCTTCGCTGGTTGAGATGGGATGTTTGGTTAAGTCTGGTGGTGGGCGGAGTACTAGGTACTTGTTAACTAAGGAGTGA
- a CDS encoding SIR2 family protein, with the protein MSISLESVVDSIEPSKTVLFFGAGSSIPSGAPSVSGLISEIGRKFNLDTDGYSLTELSSLAEDKTSRKELISFLRPMFERQRVTGAMLNLPLYKWKNIYTTNYDTFIEQAYSKKEIPLPVLSTNYDFAEQTHPEVTKLYKLHGTIDKDISDGHQSRIIISETDYDHTSDYRDALWDAFKFDMSSSSLVIIGYSLSDSHIKDLVNRAIKINNQSHSPATIYLILYTKDENRASLLEKRGVKVAFGSVDDFFSQLHKFNEPEKVLYTSSGNPFDRYPLLQAITYTVKDQLRNTDKNVSAMFHGWPATYSDIKAGLTFERPISRRIKDALNLTDVLMCTILGPSGMGKSTLARQVLLSYHNKGLHCWEHKSSHQFLPHEWRGVARLLESNNQKGVVLVDDAHIHLNEINTLADLLSADGNNSLKVILTSTRNKWYPRIKSPTVFNKGEEFVVRKLCEVEIENLLNLVESHPELQPLVANTFAGFSKSERKRRLTAKCESDTFVCLKNIFASEQFDDIVLREFADLEPELREIYRLVSAMESAGVNVHRQLVIRLLGIPAQSVAASISNLVDIIHEYTISDREGIYGWKGRHPVITDIISKYKMQDETEYYQLFERVIDSIIPTYDVEIRTIKQLCDFDSGISRFPDKQKRNKLLRKMISKAPGERIPRHRLIRYLIDINELEKAETEIRLYENDFKQDSAMFRYQALLLMARSERTKGILDEDRVSILEMARIKVAKGIEKFKNNKHLLKTYCDVGLELFKRTGNAESFDEALVHLKLAEERLGDPEITTSIIVLEQQFSRIQLDAQEKVEEA; encoded by the coding sequence ATGAGTATTTCGTTGGAATCAGTTGTAGACAGTATCGAACCGTCAAAAACAGTACTTTTTTTTGGAGCTGGATCTTCAATTCCCTCAGGAGCCCCAAGTGTTTCAGGCTTGATTTCTGAGATAGGAAGAAAATTCAATTTAGATACTGACGGATATAGTTTAACTGAGCTATCTAGTTTGGCTGAGGATAAAACTTCACGTAAGGAACTTATTAGCTTTCTGCGGCCTATGTTTGAGCGGCAGCGTGTTACGGGGGCTATGTTAAACTTGCCTTTATATAAGTGGAAAAATATATACACAACAAATTATGATACATTTATTGAGCAAGCATATTCAAAAAAAGAAATACCATTACCAGTATTAAGTACAAATTACGATTTTGCAGAACAAACCCACCCTGAAGTTACAAAGTTATATAAGCTTCATGGGACGATTGATAAGGATATCTCTGATGGTCACCAAAGCAGAATTATCATATCTGAAACTGATTATGACCATACAAGTGATTATAGGGATGCATTATGGGATGCTTTTAAGTTCGATATGAGTTCAAGTAGTTTAGTTATAATTGGCTATTCACTTTCTGATTCTCATATAAAAGACTTGGTAAATAGAGCTATAAAAATAAATAATCAATCACATTCCCCTGCAACAATATATTTGATTTTATATACAAAAGATGAAAATAGAGCTTCACTTTTAGAGAAAAGGGGGGTGAAAGTGGCATTCGGTAGTGTCGATGATTTTTTCTCGCAACTACATAAGTTTAATGAGCCTGAAAAGGTGCTATATACAAGCTCCGGGAATCCATTCGATAGATATCCACTATTGCAGGCAATAACATATACAGTAAAAGATCAACTTAGAAACACCGATAAAAACGTAAGTGCAATGTTTCATGGTTGGCCTGCTACATATTCTGACATCAAAGCAGGGCTAACTTTTGAAAGGCCTATATCTCGAAGGATAAAAGATGCTCTTAACTTAACCGATGTGCTTATGTGTACAATTCTAGGTCCTAGTGGAATGGGGAAGAGCACGTTAGCCAGACAGGTTCTATTGAGCTATCACAATAAAGGGCTACATTGTTGGGAACATAAAAGTAGCCATCAATTTCTTCCTCATGAGTGGCGTGGTGTTGCAAGACTTTTGGAAAGTAACAACCAAAAAGGGGTTGTGCTAGTAGATGATGCACATATACATTTGAACGAAATAAACACTTTGGCTGATTTGCTATCAGCTGATGGAAACAATAGTTTAAAAGTAATTTTGACATCTACTAGGAATAAGTGGTATCCAAGGATAAAATCCCCTACAGTATTTAATAAAGGTGAAGAGTTTGTTGTTAGAAAACTATGTGAAGTTGAAATTGAAAATTTATTAAATCTTGTCGAGTCTCATCCGGAACTACAACCTTTAGTTGCTAATACATTTGCTGGTTTTTCTAAGTCTGAACGAAAACGACGGCTTACTGCTAAATGTGAATCAGATACATTTGTTTGTTTGAAAAACATATTTGCCTCAGAGCAGTTTGATGACATTGTTCTGAGAGAGTTTGCTGATCTAGAGCCGGAACTAAGGGAAATATATAGGTTGGTAAGTGCAATGGAAAGCGCAGGAGTGAATGTTCATAGACAACTAGTTATTAGGCTTCTAGGGATTCCAGCACAATCCGTCGCTGCATCTATTTCTAATCTAGTTGATATAATACATGAATATACCATTAGTGACAGAGAAGGTATATATGGTTGGAAGGGGCGTCACCCTGTCATTACTGATATTATTTCTAAGTATAAGATGCAAGATGAAACTGAATACTATCAGCTTTTTGAACGGGTAATAGATAGCATAATACCGACATATGATGTAGAGATTAGAACAATCAAACAGTTATGCGATTTTGATAGTGGGATAAGCAGATTCCCAGATAAACAAAAAAGAAATAAACTGTTAAGAAAAATGATTTCCAAGGCTCCAGGAGAGAGAATACCTAGACATAGACTTATTCGGTATCTAATTGATATTAATGAGCTAGAAAAAGCTGAAACTGAGATAAGATTATATGAAAATGATTTTAAACAAGACTCAGCAATGTTTAGGTATCAGGCACTTCTACTAATGGCTAGATCTGAACGAACAAAAGGGATATTAGACGAGGATCGAGTTTCAATATTAGAAATGGCTCGAATAAAAGTAGCTAAAGGTATAGAAAAGTTTAAAAACAACAAACACTTACTTAAGACGTATTGTGATGTTGGCTTAGAGTTATTTAAGCGAACGGGAAATGCAGAGTCCTTTGATGAAGCTTTAGTTCACCTCAAGTTGGCAGAAGAAAGGTTAGGCGACCCTGAAATTACGACGTCTATAATTGTACTTGAGCAACAATTTTCAAGAATTCAATTAGACGCACAAGAAAAAGTTGAAGAGGCTTAG
- the dhaR gene encoding dihydroxyacetone kinase operon transcriptional regulator DhaR produces MLDQIEDTKKKWDFFQKHHWVSPDFAHTPVVESWERSSKRCSAYHWSKPHIASGHTLSSLMKRNQRIIGCATTVIEDTYDQFGDKQVMMFVTDDNGCVLHTVGHPKLLEELQQLGIKTGCFIAEGKMGTNATSIALETHQSSEVLAAEHFNRHLHPYVTSAAPIFDTLGRLRGCVTMVRPAEDHCLESTIVVDACAKEVSLQIHIDSEQDNMHRLMCAHQTTLENMDDGLLGWDTDNRITIASHQNQQLLGLNPQKVLDRDVFNIIRFPPNLMVKIQQRERIERLQTTIEVNSAFIEAIVTYTPMADGSSLLFTHPLDKIRKLAQQQVGSSVKHTFESLPARSQKMQRVITMAKRAIKSKSPILLTGEEGVGKSTLAMAIHSESEYRQGPFISLNCRSLNNEQMLRDTLGYDDDNGQPSKFELAHDGTLYLENFEYLSQELQAVLLKYLKTGLISRHNSQRLIPVKFQLVTSTSEDIREYVAQDYFSRQLYYEISSNELEISPLYQRSEDIELIIEQLLSIYQKRHGNKVELGTEAKAALLNYRWQGNNSELKNRMEKILLNRSSNLIQLMDIPSDLLQSDGDANPNEGLSLEEIEKRAIIDAWERYDGKMQVMAKVLQIGRTTLWRKVKKYGLVEG; encoded by the coding sequence ATGCTAGACCAAATAGAAGACACTAAAAAGAAGTGGGATTTCTTCCAAAAACACCACTGGGTCTCTCCTGATTTCGCCCACACACCCGTGGTCGAATCTTGGGAGCGCAGCAGTAAGCGTTGCAGCGCCTACCATTGGTCGAAACCTCATATCGCCTCTGGGCATACCCTTAGCTCCTTGATGAAGCGTAATCAACGCATCATCGGCTGCGCTACCACGGTTATCGAAGATACCTATGACCAGTTTGGCGACAAACAAGTTATGATGTTTGTCACCGACGATAACGGCTGTGTGCTCCATACTGTTGGTCATCCAAAACTGTTAGAAGAGCTACAGCAGCTCGGCATAAAAACCGGCTGCTTCATCGCCGAAGGTAAAATGGGGACAAATGCCACCAGCATTGCTCTCGAAACACACCAAAGTAGCGAAGTCTTAGCTGCTGAACATTTTAACCGCCACCTTCATCCTTATGTGACTAGCGCTGCCCCAATTTTCGATACGCTCGGTCGTTTGCGAGGCTGTGTCACCATGGTGCGGCCTGCAGAAGATCACTGCCTTGAAAGCACTATTGTTGTCGATGCGTGTGCAAAAGAAGTTTCGCTACAAATCCACATCGATTCTGAACAAGACAACATGCACCGTTTGATGTGCGCACATCAAACCACATTAGAAAACATGGACGATGGTTTGCTCGGTTGGGATACAGACAACCGCATCACAATTGCCAGTCATCAAAACCAGCAACTGCTTGGCCTCAATCCACAAAAAGTATTGGATAGAGATGTATTCAACATCATCCGCTTTCCACCTAACTTGATGGTTAAGATCCAGCAAAGAGAGCGTATTGAGCGTCTTCAAACCACCATTGAAGTGAACAGCGCATTTATCGAAGCAATAGTGACCTATACACCCATGGCGGATGGTAGTTCACTCCTCTTCACTCATCCTCTGGATAAGATCCGCAAACTTGCTCAGCAGCAGGTCGGAAGCAGTGTCAAACACACTTTCGAATCTCTACCTGCTCGCTCACAAAAAATGCAGCGGGTCATCACCATGGCCAAAAGGGCAATAAAATCCAAATCCCCAATCTTGCTTACCGGTGAAGAAGGCGTGGGAAAAAGCACCCTAGCCATGGCAATCCACAGCGAAAGTGAATACCGACAAGGGCCATTTATTAGCCTCAATTGCCGCTCACTCAATAATGAGCAAATGCTTAGAGATACGCTGGGCTACGATGACGACAATGGTCAGCCATCCAAATTTGAACTAGCCCATGACGGCACACTGTATCTTGAAAACTTCGAATATTTGAGCCAAGAGCTTCAAGCGGTATTGCTAAAGTACCTTAAAACTGGCTTGATTAGCCGCCACAATAGCCAGCGCCTTATCCCGGTAAAATTCCAGCTCGTCACCAGCACTAGCGAAGACATCCGTGAGTATGTCGCCCAAGATTATTTTAGCCGTCAACTCTACTATGAGATCTCCTCTAATGAACTTGAAATCTCACCACTTTACCAGCGCAGTGAAGATATAGAGCTCATTATTGAGCAGCTACTCTCCATCTACCAAAAGCGCCACGGAAACAAGGTAGAACTAGGGACAGAAGCCAAAGCGGCTTTACTCAATTACCGCTGGCAAGGCAACAACTCTGAGCTGAAAAACCGCATGGAGAAAATCTTACTCAACCGTAGTAGCAACCTTATCCAACTGATGGATATCCCTAGTGATCTGCTACAAAGTGATGGAGACGCTAACCCGAATGAAGGGCTATCACTGGAAGAGATTGAGAAGCGAGCGATCATTGATGCTTGGGAGCGCTATGATGGGAAAATGCAGGTAATGGCGAAAGTGTTACAAATTGGGCGGACTACGCTTTGGAGGAAGGTTAAGAAGTATGGGTTGGTTGAGGGGTAG